The stretch of DNA taaatagttattttagttgaaaaaccttataattaatttggaaTCAAACcatttattgatttgtttcCCCCTTGATCTATCGTTTACATTAGATGGTTCTGTGGTTCCAGACCTTAATTAAGATTGTTAACTTCATTTATATTTCCTTTtcagaattttttgtttttatttttgttgactaTTACTTTAAgacattttttaaatagttattttagttgaaaaaccttataattaatttggaaTCAAACcatttattgatttgtttcCCCCTTGATCTATCGTTTACATTAGATGGTTCTGTGGTTCCAGACCTTAATTAAGATTGTTAACTTCATTTATATTTCCTTTtcagaattttttgtttttatttttgttgactaTTACTTTAAgacattttttaaatagttattttagttgaaaaaccttataattaatttggaaTCAAACcatttattgatttgtttcCCCCTTGATCTATCGTTTACATTAGATGGTTCTGTGGTTCCAGACCTTAATTAAGATTGTTAACTTCATTTATATTTCCTTTtcagaattttttgtttttatttttgttgactaTTACTTTAAgacattttttaaatagttattttagttgaaaagctttataattaatttggaaTCAAACCAATTATTGATTTGTTTCCCCTCGGTCTATGGTTTACATTAGATGGTTCTGTGGTCCCAGACCTTAATTAAGATTGTTAACTTCatttatatttcctttttagaattttttgtttttatttttgttgactaTTACTTTAAgacattttttaaatagttattttagttgaaaaactttataattaatttggaaTCAAACcatttattgatttgtttcCCCTCGGTCTATGGTTTACATTAGATGGTTCTGTGGTCCCAGCCCTTAATTAAGATTGTTACCTTCATTTATATTTCCTTTtcagaattttttgtttctatttttgttgactattactttaatacattttttaaatagttattttagttgaaaaactttataattagtTTGGAATCAAACcatttattgatttgtttcCCCCTCGGTCTATGGTTTACATTAGATGGTTCTGTGGACCGAGACCTTAATTAAGATTGTTAACTTCATTCATATTTCCTTTtcagaatttttgtttttatttttgttgactaTTACTTTAAGACATTTTGAAGTAgttattttagttgaaaaactttataattaattttatttcttactAAAAGattcttttattaataatttagttgAGGCTATGAATGTTAGCAAGTTTTAAAGTGGTTTTGGGATTACGGATTTGGTttgtaatttttagtttttgtgttaaaaacttcttaaaaattgaaaaatttttgaaacatagattttagtttttgtttgaaaaaattgagaaaaagttaaaaccatcaaaatctagatattccctatttttttctcataatcTTTATTGGCTGTAAAGTAGATTTttagaaaatctaaaactaaaaacaactTCAAAATCTACAACCATTCAAGGTCTAGAAAATCTACAACTTCAAAGTCTTTGATATAAACTGAACGATacttcaaagtctttgaaatAAACTGAACGATACTTATAGCAACATAGTTATCCGTAATTTACGGACCGTAATGTTGTTAATAATGATAGAGAGTGACATGGTACTCAACGATAGCATCACCATTGGTCAAGTTAACTGAGTATGTATTGAGTAGAGCCGCTCCTCTAGCCATCCTAAACCTTCCTCGACCTCCCACAACGGCTGCCTCCCTCTCTTTCTCCATTATGGTATTCCTCGAAAACACGGAGAAGGAACTGCCGTTGAACTTGCCGGAGGTGAATCCGAAGTCGATGTACATGGTTAACGTGGGAGCATGTTTTCCAGAGGAAACGTACATTCCTCTAGCGTTCCCTATCTTCTCAGATTTCGGGTCCGGTCCTACGGTAAGAGGGTCATCAACGGCGAAAAGAGAGCCGAAGGGTGACGGAGAAGAGCTGTTGTCTCCTCCGGTGAGAGTGGGTTTGGCAATGAGGACAGCTGATGCGTTTGGGGATGTGAGAGTGTCATGAAAGAAGAAATGGAGTTTGGTGACCACTTCTTGTTTTGGTGTGAATGGACGAGTTTTTGAGTAGTATTCACCGAGTGCGAAGGTGATGCATAGATAAAGACTGAACCCAACAATTCCTATTCTCTTACCCATTCTCTCTTGTCTATagatcctttttgttttacatgtaATAATGTAACAttactaacatatatataggaacgAACAAAGATTGCAGTTGCGCTTTTgaatatattactcaatagggTCAGACTTTGGAATGATTTGGAGTCAAACcatttattgatttgtttctcCCCTCGGTCTATGATTTACATTAGATGGTTCTGTGATCCCAGACCTTAATTTAGATAACTTCATTCTGTGATcccaaactttatttttgttgactaTTGCTTTAGTGCATTTTTTAAGTAgttattttagttgaaaaactttataattaatttgatttcttactaaaatattcttttattaatactgaaaaaggagaaagtaggagaaaattttggtttaaaaaataagaaaaatttacctttccattaaaaaagttttaccaataaaacatagttgaaagcaatatttttgaataaattattttgttagatgaaaagtATGAGACAATCTATtgttatatagaagtgagtttttacaaaatttagaattaataattaattgtgtattttccttaatctcatttctatttttttgtagaattaataacttaaaattaaaaataattaaatatcgttataatttcgaattttatgaaatatataatctccttataattatttaatttttttttaatttttgtaatttttttgataattatctttttacattattaatattaatattgtttaaaacaaaatattttgtttttgttgtaatctcaaatctctcatattaaatattaacttttacatgTGTCTaaatctcagattgatataaaattgacacatgtcaaaatcttgttaatgtaACTTttaaacccaactttatataataagatttagtTGAGGCTATGAATGTTTGCAAGTTTTAAAGTGGTTTTAGGATTACGGATTTGGTttgtaatttttagtttttatgttaaaaacttcttaaaaattgaaaaattattgAAACATAGATCCGATACTTATAGACTAAAATCCTAAGTTAATTATATACAGAAGtcaaaactgaaaccaaacgTAATAAATTGATTCGATATCACtcatatatctattttaaaCAAATAGATATATGAGAGTgatattttaaactaaattgcacattgtaaaatcaaaaagaataaTCAAAGAGAAGACAGAAGCAGTTATGATCtatttgttaaaaagaaatattttagtgAACTGTGAGATCAAACATGCTTCTCTAGCTATGATCAAAATGAATGATGATACGTAGTATGTCTGTATGCGTGATGGTAACGTTTTGCCTGCCCTCAGGCCCCTCACATTCTCTATTATGAATCTCCCTTTTCTGTCAGCTTTCGTCCAAAATCGATAGAGTCAGTAGAGAGCAGCTTAGTGGGTGATGGAGTCAGTAGAGAGTAGCTTAGTAGGTGAAGAAAGAGACATGTGACCGGGTAAATAATTATAGGCGCTAATGTTCAAATTCAATGTTTGATATATCGATCCTAAttaagtatattttaaatattttgatatgttaGTTTGAGTTCTAAAGTATATGCTAGGTTCTTGCGCGGGTCATATGCGAAAAATCACTCCTTACACATGCATGTAACTATCGATTTCATTCTCCATATATACACAAGCATACAAAACTAAATGTACAAATCATATAACGGTAAATAAAGTTGGTCTTATTATATTCATCTTCATATATTATTACATTCATCTTCAtattattacattcaaataaataaaataaaactaactctatttaaaattaacaaatttaaacctCCCTCTCTACACTACATTACTATTATTTTCAATCGATCCGATTTATTTCTCAAGTTCTAAAAGGACTTTCAAGACGAATATAATCATACATAATACCTTCAAATGGTCCTATACTTCTCGATTGTGTTAAATATATCGTATTATCACCAATATTTAGTAAACTTACGGCGACGTCTATACTATACAATCTATATAAACCATGAATTCCATGTCTCGCGATTGCATTGTCTTTTCCGATAAAACCCGTCGTGAAAATATGATCGGATTTCGGATCGTTGATCCGAATTTGTAATTCGGAATTTGCGGCTGATGCTAGAGCTATTCTGAGCGTGTAGAGTCCTACTCGGTTCACGTTTCTAAGGTTAAATATGATTTGCCATGTCGTTGGTTGGTATGTTTTGTTTCCAACGTTTCTATATAGTTAAATGAAAAGATGATTAGACATATAAGTTTTAGTATAAGAGCAttgatatagaaaaatatatatatagagagttatatatgttatgtatttACCTGGTAACATGTGCAAAGAACCAATCTCTTCTATAATCACTCACACCCACTGTGTACACAAGATCGTTTTGAGGGTATAAATCTGCGTAACGATCCCACAATCCATATTGCCTAAATCtgcagaagtaaaaaaaaaaacattaatgaaTTAATGCGTGTGCTAATTATAGATAGGATTGTCAAAATGGGTTAAATAAGTGAAAAAGAGTAACAGAACAAAACCAGCATGAAGTCCGCCAAGAATTAATACGacaggaacaaaaaaaataattgaaaattcctacttatataatatatatgtaaaactaTTATtctaccaaaatatatatatatatatNNNNNNNNNNNNNNNNNNNNNNNNNNNNNNNNNNNNNNNNNNNNNNNNNNNNNNNNNNNNNNNNNNNNNNNNNNNNNNNNNNNNNNNNNNNNNNNNNNNNNNNNNNNNNNNNNNNNNNNNNNNNNNNNNNNNNNNNNNNNNNNNNNNNNNNNNNNNNNNNNNNNNNNNNNNNNNNNNNNNNNNNNNNNNNNNNNNNNNNNNNNNNNNNNNNNNNNNNNNNNNNNNNNNNNNNNNNNNNNNNNNNNNNNNNNNNNNNNNNNNNNNNNNNNNNNNNNNNNNNNNNNNNNNNNNNNNNNNNNNNNNNNNNNNNNNNNNNNNNNNNNNNNNNNNNNNNNNNNNNNNNNNNNNNNNNNNNNNNNNNNNNNNNNNNNNNNNNNNNNNNNNNNNNNNNNNNNNNNNNNNNNNNNNNNNNNNNNNNNNNNNNNNNNNNNNNNNNNNNNNNNNNNNNNNNNNNNNNNNNNNNNNNNNNNNNNNNNNNNNNNNNNNNNNNNNNNNNNNNNNNNNNNNNNNNNNNNNNNNNNNNNNNNNNNNNNNNNNNNNNNNNNNNNNNNNNNNNNNNNNNNNNNNNNNNNNNNNNNNNNNNNNNNNNNNNNNNNNNNNNNNNNNNNNNNNNNNNNNNNNNNNNNNNNNNNNNNNNNNNNNNNNNNNNNNNNNNNNNNNNNNNNNNNNNNNNNNNNNNNNNNNNNNNNNNNNNNNNNNNNNNNNNNNNNNNNNNNNNNNNNNNNNNNNNNNNNNNNNNNNNNNNNNNNNNNNNNNNNNNNNNNNNNNNNNNNNNNNNNNNNNNNNNNNNNNNNNNNNNNNNNNNNNNNNNNNNNNNNNNNNNNNNNNNNNNNNNNNNNNNNNNNNNNNNNNNNNNNNNNNNNNNNNNNNNNNNNNNNNNNNNNNNNNNNNNNNNNNNNNNNNNNNNNNNNNNNNNNNNNNNNNNNNNNNNNNNNNNNNNNNNNNNNNNNNNNNNNNNNNNNNNNNNNNNNNNNNNNNNNNNNNNNNNNNNNNNNNNNNNNNNNNNNNNNNNNNNNNNNNNNNNNNNNNNNNNNNNNNNNNNNNNNNNNNNNNNNNNNNNNNNNNNNNNNNNNNNNNNNNNNNNNNNNNNNNNNNNNNNNNNNNNNNNNNNNNNNNNNNNNNNNNNNNNNNNNNNNNNNNNNNNNNNNNNNNNNNNNNNNNNNNNNNNNNNNNNNNNNNNNNNNNNNNNNNNNNNNNNNNNNNNNNNNNNNNNNNNNNNNNNNNNNNNNNNNNNNNNNNNNNNNNNNNNNNNNNNNNNNNNNNNNNNNNNNNNNNNNNNNNNNNNNNNNNNNNNNNNNNNNNNNNNNNNNNNNNNNNNNNNNNNNNNNNNNNNNNNNNNNNNNNNNNNNNNNNNNNNNNNNNNNNNNNNNNNNNNNNNNNNNNNNNNNNNNNNNNNNNNNNNNNNNNNNNNNNNNNNNNNNNNNNNNNNNNNNNNNNNNNNNNNNNNNNNNNNNNNNNNNNNNNNNNNNNNNNNNNNNNNNNNNNNNNNNNNNNNNNNNNNNNNNNNNNNNNNNNNNNNNNNNNNNNNNNNNNNNNNNNNNNNNNNNNNNNNNNNNNNNNNNNNNNNNNNNNNNNNNNNNNNNNNNNNNNNNNNNNNNNNNNNNNNNNNNNNNNNNNNNNNNNNNNNNNNNNNNNNNNNNNNNNNNNNNNNNNNNNNNNNNNNNNNNNNNNNNNNNNNNNNNNNNNNNNNNNNNNNNNNNNNNNNNNNNNNNNNNNNNNNNNNNNNNNNNNNNNNNNNNNNNNNNNNNNNNNNNNNNNNNNNNNNNNNNNNNNNNNNNNNNNNNNNNNNNNNNNNNNNNNNNNNNNNNNNNNNNNNNNNNNNNNNNNNNNNNNNNNNNNNNNNNNNNNNNNNNNNNNNNNNNNNNNNNNNNNNNNNNNNNNNNNNNNNNNNNNNNNNNNNNNNNNNNNNNNNNNNNNNNNNNNNNNNNNNNNNNNNNNNNNNNNNNNNNNNNNNNNNNNNNNNNNNNNNNNNNNNNNNNNNNNNNNNNNNNNNNNaaaaaaaaagaattgaatatATGTAAACCTATTTattctcccaaaaaaaaatatatgtaaaccTATAAAAAATAGTTGAACAAGAGAAGATGAAAGTACTAACCTGTCTTGGAGTGGGTTGACATAAAGCTTATTCATCAGTGTAGGGTATGGATCCGGTATATAGAATTCTCTGGCGGTTCGGTCAGGTACACCGATTTCCCACAACGTCGGACCGTTTCTTGGCGGTTCATACACTATAGGACCTACATTCATCAAGCTACCTATACAcctcaaaataaatataaacgtAAGCACAAACAAACGGTCAGCATTATTAGAACTACATAGAATGATTCCCTAATCATGCTCAATGTGGGTTTTAATTAGGCCAACTCTGAAACCATACGtaataaattgatttaatatatctctctcttcaaaACAAATCGTAATATTTAAGTGAACTGTGAGATCAAGCATGCTTTTCTTCTAGCTATGAtcaaaatgaataaagaaatgTAGTATATGTGTGTATACCTGGCGTAATGGTAATGCTTTGCTCAAATTTATAGTCTCCAATGAAACCAAAACCCCATGCGTAGAGACTATAATTGCCTTCCCTCACATTCTCTATTATAAATCTCCCTTTTCTGTCAGCTTTCGTCCAAAATTGATACCcctttttgtcaaaaataaaaataaaaaaataattatagacTATAACAATTACCATAAAAGAGGTGTCATAGCACATAAACTTTTGTATAAAGTATGAGTATATTTGTATTATGTTTATACCTTGGATTCGGTTTGCCATGAACCGGCTTCACCAATTGGTGCCAAACCAACAAAAGCAAATCTCCCATATATCCTTAATCTTGACACGTAACTANCAATCCATATTGCCTAAATCtgcagaagtaaaaaaaaaaacattaatgaaTTAATGCGTGTGCTAATTATAGATAGGATTGTCAAAATGGGTTAAATAAGTGAAAAAGAGTAACAGAACAAAACCAGCATGAAGTCCGCCAAGAATTAATACGacaggaacaaaaaaaataattgaaaattcctacttatataatatatatgtaaaactaTTATtctaccaaaatatatatatatatatatgatttttttttttttttttttNtatgagagaaaaaaaaaaataatgtttatcAAAGAGGGAAAATATTAACGTATTTACCTATCTTTGATAAGGAATTGACCTTCGATAGTACCTCTTTGATGACGCAGAGGATAATCTACTGAAGTAACAAAATCATAAGGCCAGCTTTTGACTTCAGCAGCCATCTGcgattatatatgtaaatataagtTTCTGATAAGAAAAATATCGTATGTTTTACACAATACGATAGAGGGACACGACAAAAAAAGAACCTGTCGTTTAGCATCTCTCCATAGACGAAGAGTGGAATCTTTGGGAGAAACAGAGTTGAGATAAGCGAAGACAGGACCAAACACTTTCTTCCATGGCTCTCCATTTCTATAATCCATTCTCATATCTTTCCCCGCGTAATGCGTGCTTGTAAACATCTACAAAaacatcattatttttaaagaaactatattattaacatttcaaaaaaaaggTGTACTCAAACAAATAATAAGTTAATTATGCTATAAAATCTGATGATTAACCCTTAAagaaagtttttaatattagttaagAATTAGCAATCAAAACCTAATAATCTATCATGATTTGGAGTtaagtatttataaaaaaaaaaatgtatgtatgaTAAATGGACTCACGGAGAGGGTGATGGGTCCGGCATGAGAGGTGAGGTCTTGCTTCATGGGGCCACCAAGACGGAACTCATCGCTCGGAGTTATCATCCAAAATCCAACAGGTGGTTCCGATGAGATCCAACCATGCACATTGTTGTCTTTGTCTTCCATTGAGTACATATACTTATCATCTACCTGCGTCACACCATATACATCACTCATCCCTCATGTTCTACAATTGTTTCAGAAGTTACAATCTAATGTAACATTCTTTAATTGTCTAGATGTAGTagtagtatatttatatatatatacctctccTTTGAACATAGGGTTCCttggatttgtaaaaagaaCAGCTTCTTTGTATGCTAATTGCTTAGCATTGTCTCGATCCGCCATTGATGGCATGCTTCTTTGTCGATCATCTGATATCGCCATGAAATCAAATCTGAAATTTGCATCCCAAAAGTCATCAGAAACTTCACTAATAAATGAACTAGCTGAAATTAATTGGCATTTTAACTATAGATATAAATTAGTGAACATAAGGATGGTTACTTTTTCGAGTTGAGCTTGAAGACGATCCTGATTTGGTCCATGTCCACGTCGGGCCAACCTTCTAACCTCTCCAAAATACCATACATGTATATTCCGGAGACACCACTTCGAATgatatatcttataaaaaattttacaTTCGATTACTTTGGAggttatatacatatataaatatctcTTTACTAACGATGATCTACGTACCTTTTATCTACGTTTAGGGGGACCAAGGAGCCACGTTTGGAGATAGTCCACGTTCTTGTAAATGATATTTCAATTTGTTCTTCATTCTGAGTTATGATTTCAAATTTAGTTCCTTCTAATCTACGAAACAcgtacacataaaaatataaaactactGATTAGTCGAATTATTATGTTAACAAAACTATCATCTATTGTCTAAGAATTTTACACTTAGAAATATCATTAGAGTCTGAAAAAACTCACTTGTCAATTTCCAATTTCTTTCCCGGTTCATACCAGGTAACGTCCCAATACCTATTTCCGTAACAAAatatccacacacacacaaaaaaaatactattggacattatgaaaatgtaaaatgcattcgtatgtaattattttttctcaatGTAACATGTTCCAAACGGATTGTGTTAAAAACTCTCATATgttaaggaataaaaaaaaatcttacccCCGATCCTCAATCTCGTCGTCCAGCACATTATCGATACCATGGTATTTTATCCCAGTTATTAAGCCTTGTGGGCTCGAGAAAGTAACTTGAATAATACCATTATCAATTACCACCTTAAaaccaacaattaaaaaatcttattatatcgtaaaaatatatgtatatatatatatatacagataagaggaattgaataaattttaccTTGTCACGACTAACTCTTCTTAACTGAACTGATAAGGCTGGTATGTTTTGTCCAGGCTTTGTGATGTTAAGTTTGTTtctataataaaaaacaaatattgtagcaaatacataaatcaagaatattcattattttattgatCAAGATAAATTACCTTACTgaatagcaaaaaaaagaaaagagtttaaaaCGTAAATGTTAGAAATTTATCGGTAGCTAACTAATAgggttaattaaataaataccaCAATTCTAAAAGTTATTTAAGAGAATagcacaacaattttttttaataggagaATACCATGGGACCCACGGTTTTtgggagtaaaaaaacaaaatcacccttttcttattttattgtaaTGTAGAAATGAAAGATTAcgtgaaattttttaaaatagcatgtaatatttatattttacatcttATTTAtgaacccaaactgacatataatttcattctaattgtaaaatctaaaccataaccatctcatttgtgNTATTTCCGTAACAAAatatccacacacacacaaaaaaaatactattggacattatgaaaatgtaaaatgcattcgtatgtaattattttttctcaatGTAACATGTTCCAAACGGATTGTGTTAAAAACTCTCATATgttaaggaataaaaaaaaatcttacccCCGATCCTCAATCTCGTCGTCCAGCACATTATCGATACCATGGTATTTTATCCCAGTTATTAAGCCTTGTGGGCTCGAGAAAGTAACTTGAATAATACCATTATCAATTACCACCTTAAaaccaacaattaaaaaatcttattatatcgtaaaaatatatgtatatatatatatatacagataagaggaattgaataaattttaccTTGTCACGACTAACTCTTCTTAACTGAACTGATAAGGCTGGTATGTTTTGTCCAGGCTTTGTGATGTTAAGTTTGTTtctataataaaaaacaaatattgtagcaaatacataaatcaagaatattcattattttattgatCAAGATAAATTACCTTACTgaatagcaaaaaaaagaaaagagtttaaaaCGTAAATGTTAGAAATTTATCGGTAGCTAACTAATAgggttaattaaataaataccaCAATTCTAAAAGTTATTTAAGAGAATagcacaacaattttttttaataggagaATACCATGGGACCCACGGTTTTtgggagtaaaaaaacaaaatcacccttttcttat from Camelina sativa cultivar DH55 chromosome 9, Cs, whole genome shotgun sequence encodes:
- the LOC104713705 gene encoding probable rhamnogalacturonate lyase B isoform X2, whose protein sequence is MKVGAPANKPGRIIVQVLLLVVLLLLQSVHSQNSLNKLNITKPGQNIPALSVQLRRVSRDKVVIDNGIIQVTFSSPQGLITGIKYHGIDNVLDDEIEDRGYWDVTWYEPGKKLEIDKLEGTKFEIITQNEEQIEISFTRTWTISKRGSLVPLNVDKRYIIRSGVSGIYMYGILERLEGWPDVDMDQIRIVFKLNSKKFDFMAISDDRQRSMPSMADRDNAKQLAYKEAVLFTNPRNPMFKGEVDDKYMYSMEDKDNNVHGWISSEPPVGFWMITPSDEFRLGGPMKQDLTSHAGPITLSMFTSTHYAGKDMRMDYRNGEPWKKVFGPVFAYLNSVSPKDSTLRLWRDAKRQMAAEVKSWPYDFVTSVDYPLRHQRGTIEGQFLIKDSYVSRLRIYGRFAFVGLAPIGEAGSWQTESKGYQFWTKADRKGRFIIENVREGNYSLYAWGFGFIGDYKFEQSITITPGSLMNVGPIVYEPPRNGPTLWEIGVPDRTAREFYIPDPYPTLMNKLYVNPLQDRFRQYGLWDRYADLYPQNDLVYTVGVSDYRRDWFFAHVTRNVGNKTYQPTTWQIIFNLRNVNRVGLYTLRIALASAANSELQIRINDPKSDHIFTTGFIGKDNAIARHGIHGLYRLYSIDVAVSLLNIGDNTIYLTQSRSIGPFEGIMYDYIRLESPFRT
- the LOC104713704 gene encoding dirigent protein 4-like; protein product: MGKRIGIVGFSLYLCITFALGEYYSKTRPFTPKQEVVTKLHFFFHDTLTSPNASAVLIAKPTLTGGDNSSSPSPFGSLFAVDDPLTVGPDPKSEKIGNARGMYVSSGKHAPTLTMYIDFGFTSGKFNGSSFSVFSRNTIMEKEREAAVVGGRGRFRMARGAALLNTYSVNLTNGDAIVEYHVTLYHY
- the LOC104713705 gene encoding probable rhamnogalacturonate lyase B isoform X1; the encoded protein is MYGILERLEGWPDVDMDQIRIVFKLNSKKFDFMAISDDRQRSMPSMADRDNAKQLAYKEAVLFTNPRNPMFKGEVDDKYMYSMEDKDNNVHGWISSEPPVGFWMITPSDEFRLGGPMKQDLTSHAGPITLSMFTSTHYAGKDMRMDYRNGEPWKKVFGPVFAYLNSVSPKDSTLRLWRDAKRQMAAEVKSWPYDFVTSVDYPLRHQRGTIEGQFLIKDSYVSRLRIYGRFAFVGLAPIGEAGSWQTESKGYQFWTKADRKGRFIIENVREGNYSLYAWGFGFIGDYKFEQSITITPGSLMNVGPIVYEPPRNGPTLWEIGVPDRTAREFYIPDPYPTLMNKLYVNPLQDRFRQYGLWDRYADLYPQNDLVYTVGVSDYRRDWFFAHVTRNVGNKTYQPTTWQIIFNLRNVNRVGLYTLRIALASAANSELQIRINDPKSDHIFTTGFIGKDNAIARHGIHGLYRLYSIDVAVSLLNIGDNTIYLTQSRSIGPFEGIMYDYIRLESPFRT